From a region of the Methanobacterium formicicum DSM 3637 genome:
- a CDS encoding putative quinol monooxygenase: MIIVTATITAKPGKRDELISKSQDLIKATRLEPGCISYNLYASIENEDALVMIEQWENKEVLDTHMQTDHFKAFCGAAADILAEEMGVDIYSAEKVSAEKA; this comes from the coding sequence ATGATCATAGTAACAGCTACTATAACCGCTAAACCAGGTAAACGAGATGAACTCATTTCCAAATCCCAGGATCTGATTAAAGCCACCCGTTTAGAACCAGGATGCATCAGCTACAATCTATATGCCAGTATTGAAAATGAGGATGCACTGGTAATGATTGAACAATGGGAAAACAAAGAAGTATTGGACACCCACATGCAAACCGACCATTTTAAAGCATTTTGTGGGGCTGCTGCAGATATTTTGGCCGAAGAAATGGGTGTTGACATATATTCAGCTGAGAAAGTTTCAGCTGAAAAGGCATAG
- a CDS encoding AAA family ATPase: protein MEISRLPKPLPRISTRIYMIIESLHISNFKSHRDTRIEFDTGISIIIGGNGAGKSSILEAVSFALFKQHTSKRIEQLITIGQKRMSVEIQFTANGRTYRVLRERTKTSSKAIMKIKEGGRFQSLVSGDKQVTLEVQNLLEMDGDLFLNAVYVRQGEIADLIDKTSSEKKQMIGRLLGIDSLEKAWKNLKVILDKYNERNIRLEGKIESFEDFETEFTVKKDRKRALALKIKDINLKRDENIIESDLLQEKKEILDKRSMEFENANTLLKSKKDFQDQLEKSRKDLEGQLNEIILKEEEITRIEPRLKKLNVLKSLAEKSKELKVLQKDKKGIITILNDIERFEKVLNENEQFYNEYSELDSEINNLQYAKDQFEGSRMLIQQYTERKSKIEGKMKQSLKKIRDVLEKSNQVLGTSFASVEEFENHLSTFKPQLEAQIREASDSIQDIKRELSNLQVKNENLEKPINELEQVKDQCPICKSDITPQKREELLTDYQSEIEDNQEISGTLKVRLDELESKKRILDSQQSNIQSINLGILKEYLKSGNDHQQEIDNINSSLQELQKKIVILENIEKDIQNNRSKLAAIKGNYEKYLTALGSLESLGDYEEHRARLDEINAAIRDLKKNISALMEIAGDSVEDLPGEIAYLEQLSREHQHLLGQVSQKESLIQRIDENQRQIREINEELDQIQKVIDDLNYNEEAHERVKNEWKLKNEELMELSGQKQLLVGQLDQLSNSIQEIEQKLDSLKKYEKELKNLKDFLKLLNIIRDLYGKDGVQKDLRNISRPLIEEKTRELFERFNFEYSDVRLDEDYDVTIYGPSGESSLDMISGGEKIAVALALRLGITQVLSGGNLEMIMLDEPTIHLDAYRRQELIDLLKKMSIIPQMIIVTHDVDLEDAADNIMKIEKEDGVSFLVES, encoded by the coding sequence ATGGAGATTTCAAGACTGCCCAAACCATTGCCCAGAATTTCTACGAGGATTTATATGATCATTGAAAGTCTTCACATTAGTAACTTTAAATCTCACCGGGACACACGTATCGAGTTTGATACCGGGATATCCATAATAATAGGTGGAAATGGTGCGGGTAAGTCCAGTATCCTTGAAGCAGTGAGTTTTGCATTGTTTAAACAGCACACCAGTAAGAGAATTGAACAGCTTATAACCATTGGCCAGAAGAGGATGTCAGTTGAGATCCAGTTTACTGCCAATGGCCGGACCTACCGGGTACTGAGGGAACGGACAAAAACATCTTCTAAGGCCATTATGAAGATTAAAGAGGGCGGAAGATTCCAATCGTTGGTTTCAGGGGATAAACAGGTGACTCTGGAAGTTCAAAACCTTCTGGAGATGGATGGGGACCTGTTCCTCAATGCAGTCTATGTCAGGCAGGGAGAAATAGCAGATCTCATTGATAAAACCTCTTCTGAAAAAAAACAGATGATTGGAAGACTTCTTGGTATTGATTCCCTTGAAAAGGCCTGGAAAAATTTAAAAGTCATCCTGGATAAGTACAACGAACGAAATATAAGATTGGAAGGAAAAATAGAATCATTTGAGGACTTTGAAACTGAATTTACTGTCAAAAAAGACAGAAAACGTGCACTGGCACTGAAAATTAAGGATATCAACCTTAAAAGAGATGAAAATATTATTGAATCTGATCTTCTCCAGGAGAAGAAGGAGATTCTGGATAAGAGGAGTATGGAATTTGAAAATGCCAATACACTCCTTAAATCCAAAAAAGATTTCCAGGATCAGCTGGAAAAAAGCAGGAAAGATCTTGAAGGTCAGTTAAATGAAATTATCCTTAAAGAAGAAGAAATTACCAGAATAGAACCTCGGTTAAAGAAATTGAACGTTTTAAAAAGTCTTGCCGAGAAAAGTAAAGAGTTAAAAGTTTTACAGAAAGATAAAAAAGGAATAATCACTATTTTAAACGATATTGAACGTTTTGAAAAAGTTTTAAATGAAAATGAACAGTTTTATAATGAGTATTCTGAGTTAGACAGTGAAATTAACAATTTACAGTATGCTAAGGATCAGTTTGAGGGAAGCAGGATGCTGATTCAGCAGTACACAGAAAGAAAGTCTAAAATTGAAGGAAAAATGAAGCAATCCCTCAAAAAAATAAGGGATGTTCTTGAAAAATCCAATCAGGTTTTAGGCACTAGTTTTGCTTCGGTGGAAGAGTTTGAAAATCACTTATCAACGTTTAAACCACAGTTAGAGGCACAGATCAGGGAAGCTTCTGATTCTATTCAGGATATTAAAAGGGAACTGTCTAACCTACAGGTCAAAAATGAGAATCTGGAAAAACCCATAAATGAGTTGGAGCAGGTTAAAGACCAGTGCCCCATCTGTAAATCAGATATAACTCCCCAGAAAAGGGAAGAACTATTAACAGATTATCAATCAGAAATAGAGGATAACCAGGAAATATCAGGGACTTTGAAGGTAAGATTAGATGAACTTGAAAGCAAGAAGAGAATTTTAGATTCCCAACAATCCAACATTCAGAGTATAAATCTGGGAATCCTGAAGGAATACTTAAAATCAGGAAATGATCATCAACAGGAAATTGACAACATTAACTCTAGTCTCCAGGAACTTCAAAAGAAGATAGTTATCCTGGAGAATATTGAAAAGGATATTCAGAACAATAGATCTAAACTGGCTGCCATCAAAGGTAATTATGAGAAATATCTCACTGCTCTTGGGTCTTTAGAGTCCCTGGGCGATTATGAAGAACACAGGGCAAGGTTAGATGAGATCAATGCAGCGATAAGGGATTTGAAGAAAAATATCAGTGCACTGATGGAAATTGCAGGGGACAGCGTGGAAGACCTCCCCGGAGAAATAGCCTACCTTGAACAATTGAGCCGAGAACATCAGCACTTACTGGGGCAAGTCAGTCAGAAAGAGTCCCTAATTCAGAGAATTGATGAAAATCAGAGGCAGATTCGGGAAATCAATGAAGAATTGGACCAAATCCAAAAAGTGATTGATGATTTAAATTACAATGAGGAAGCCCATGAAAGGGTTAAAAATGAATGGAAATTGAAAAATGAAGAATTAATGGAGCTGAGTGGTCAGAAACAGTTGCTGGTCGGACAACTTGATCAACTATCAAACTCCATCCAGGAGATAGAACAGAAACTGGATTCCCTTAAAAAATATGAAAAGGAATTAAAGAATCTTAAAGACTTTTTAAAGCTTTTAAACATCATAAGGGATCTTTACGGTAAAGATGGTGTTCAGAAGGATTTACGGAATATATCCAGGCCACTTATTGAGGAAAAAACAAGGGAGTTATTTGAAAGATTCAACTTTGAATACTCTGATGTGAGGTTGGATGAGGATTACGACGTGACCATCTACGGCCCCAGCGGTGAAAGCAGCCTAGACATGATCAGTGGCGGGGAAAAAATAGCAGTTGCCCTTGCCCTGAGATTAGGGATAACCCAGGTGCTCTCAGGAGGCAATTTAGAGATGATAATGCTGGATGAACCCACCATTCACCTTGATGCCTACAGAAGACAGGAACTAATTGATCTACTCAAGAAGATGTCCATTATACCCCAGATGATCATCGTTACCCATGACGTAGACCTGGAGGATGCTGCGGATAACATTATGAAGATCGAAAAGGAAGATGGTGTTTCATTTCTGGTGGAATCTTAA
- a CDS encoding exonuclease SbcCD subunit D, translating to MQFAHLADTHMGYRQYGLTERETDFFEVFDQAIEEIISERPDFAIHSGDLFEYSRPPTRALLTAQHGILKLKEAKIPIYAIAGNHDVVMRKNALPPQILYKDFGLKLISPNNPFYVIDDVFIGGSPYTSKYHSKALIERLESIEKSSQNYEKRILVLHQGIDRYIPYEYELKIGDVPQSFNYCAFGHIHERVVDDFGAGKLAYPGSTEIWRSNEVEGYKKNGKGFYLVDISGDIPEIENINLKLPREFIKKTILASKLQEELSRINQYISSLQEKPILMVTVEGGNFNRSEVYETLNQTLSDSCLTVRPNYHPTTIESEPNPFENGKEALNIKKMIEHNLKDFNSEKVNQLATGLLKELSDGDFKTAQTIAQNFYEDLYDH from the coding sequence ATGCAATTTGCCCATTTAGCTGATACCCATATGGGTTACCGCCAGTACGGACTTACTGAGAGGGAAACTGACTTTTTTGAAGTTTTCGACCAGGCTATTGAGGAGATAATTAGTGAAAGGCCTGACTTTGCCATTCACTCTGGAGATCTGTTTGAATACTCGAGACCCCCAACCAGGGCATTACTCACCGCGCAACATGGTATTTTAAAGTTAAAAGAAGCAAAAATTCCAATTTATGCCATAGCAGGTAATCATGATGTTGTAATGCGTAAAAATGCACTACCACCCCAAATTTTATACAAGGACTTTGGTTTAAAACTCATAAGCCCCAATAATCCATTTTACGTGATAGATGACGTTTTTATAGGTGGATCACCCTACACATCGAAATATCATTCAAAGGCATTGATTGAACGACTGGAAAGTATTGAAAAATCATCCCAGAATTATGAAAAAAGAATTCTGGTCTTACACCAGGGGATTGACCGTTATATCCCCTATGAATATGAGCTTAAAATTGGTGATGTGCCCCAGAGTTTCAACTACTGTGCATTTGGACATATTCATGAAAGGGTGGTTGATGACTTTGGAGCGGGCAAACTGGCCTATCCAGGTTCTACTGAGATATGGCGCTCCAACGAGGTTGAAGGTTATAAAAAGAATGGTAAAGGATTTTATCTGGTGGATATCAGTGGTGATATTCCTGAAATTGAAAATATCAACCTCAAACTCCCCCGTGAGTTTATAAAAAAAACCATTCTGGCCAGTAAACTTCAAGAAGAGTTATCCCGGATTAATCAGTACATCAGCAGTCTCCAGGAAAAACCCATACTCATGGTGACTGTGGAAGGAGGAAATTTCAACCGTTCTGAGGTGTATGAAACTTTAAACCAAACATTATCTGACTCCTGTCTTACAGTACGGCCCAATTATCATCCAACAACCATTGAAAGTGAACCAAATCCTTTTGAAAATGGGAAAGAGGCTTTAAATATTAAAAAAATGATTGAGCATAATCTTAAGGATTTTAACAGCGAAAAAGTTAACCAACTGGCAACCGGGCTCCTGAAAGAACTGTCTGATGGAGATTTCAAGACTGCCCAAACCATTGCCCAGAATTTCTACGAGGATTTATATGATCATTGA
- a CDS encoding ATP-binding protein, which translates to MNEIIGRCIGETSLVNVSFISKKMPRVGEYVSLKYDGKNVLGMIESLVRGSVSINDQIYDPLTIEKIKAIEGDDHYVKGSVKILGDIDDDLRIPRTPAPPGTEIQVADSEVLKKIFKVDKYGLKLGKLISQEEVGVEVDINRMVSRHLAVLAMTGAGKSNTVSVIVDGLLNVNGSVLIFDMHSEYVNTDFGTDKVNVIIPQINPLYLSFGEIKKLSNIPPNAYVQERYFLKAYKSARKSLMQGSPTGKDFIGLIQSKLEGWLAESEDPDAKSTNSADKKSIADVLNKLEHMRDKYGNILSLEAKDIIDSLKVGKANILDLGPVDEFASDVVVSHILRNVLASRKEFLRTGEGLEFPIFLILEEAHILAPQNRKTESKLWISRIAREGRKFSVGLCLVSQSPKSLDSDALSQANNMIILRLVEPTDQNHVQRASESLSDDLIAQLPSLNIGEAIVLGLMTRIPTLVKIDEFQGKITGGDLNIVEEWSKSHQNQEKLLEEQKREYDDLGGDY; encoded by the coding sequence ATGAATGAAATCATTGGAAGATGCATAGGAGAAACATCCCTGGTTAATGTGAGTTTTATCTCCAAAAAAATGCCCAGGGTAGGTGAATACGTCTCCTTAAAATATGATGGGAAGAACGTACTGGGGATGATCGAATCCCTGGTGAGAGGTAGTGTTTCCATTAACGATCAGATATACGACCCCCTGACCATTGAAAAAATCAAAGCCATTGAAGGGGACGACCATTACGTTAAGGGTAGTGTTAAAATACTGGGAGATATTGATGATGACCTGCGCATTCCTCGAACACCTGCTCCCCCTGGAACCGAGATACAGGTGGCAGATTCTGAGGTTTTGAAGAAAATATTCAAAGTGGATAAATACGGTTTAAAACTGGGGAAGTTAATAAGCCAGGAAGAAGTGGGTGTAGAAGTTGACATCAACAGGATGGTGTCCAGGCACCTGGCAGTTCTGGCAATGACCGGTGCAGGAAAGTCAAATACGGTATCAGTCATTGTGGATGGTCTTTTGAATGTTAATGGTAGTGTTCTGATATTTGATATGCATTCGGAGTACGTGAACACTGATTTTGGTACTGATAAAGTCAATGTAATAATACCCCAGATCAACCCCCTCTACCTGTCATTTGGTGAAATCAAAAAATTATCGAACATACCACCCAATGCCTACGTTCAGGAAAGATACTTCTTAAAAGCGTATAAATCCGCACGGAAAAGCCTCATGCAGGGGTCACCCACTGGAAAAGATTTCATTGGATTGATTCAGAGTAAACTGGAAGGTTGGTTAGCTGAATCCGAGGATCCAGATGCTAAATCCACCAATTCCGCAGATAAAAAATCAATAGCCGATGTTTTAAACAAACTGGAACACATGCGGGATAAGTACGGGAACATACTCAGCCTGGAAGCAAAGGATATAATTGACAGTTTGAAAGTGGGCAAAGCCAATATATTGGACCTGGGACCTGTGGATGAATTTGCATCGGATGTGGTGGTTAGTCATATCCTCCGGAATGTCCTGGCCAGTCGGAAAGAGTTTTTAAGAACTGGAGAGGGTCTGGAATTCCCAATATTTTTGATCCTGGAAGAAGCACATATTTTAGCTCCTCAAAATAGGAAAACAGAATCGAAACTGTGGATAAGCAGAATAGCCCGGGAAGGGCGTAAGTTTTCAGTGGGACTGTGCCTGGTGAGCCAGAGCCCCAAATCACTGGACTCTGATGCCCTGTCACAGGCTAACAACATGATAATATTACGCTTGGTGGAACCAACTGACCAGAATCATGTGCAGCGTGCCAGTGAAAGCTTGAGTGATGATTTGATAGCTCAGCTTCCTTCCCTGAATATTGGGGAAGCCATAGTGCTGGGTTTAATGACTCGCATCCCCACTCTGGTTAAGATAGATGAATTCCAGGGGAAGATCACAGGAGGAGACCTTAACATTGTGGAAGAATGGTCAAAATCCCACCAAAATCAGGAAAAACTCCTTGAAGAACAGAAAAGAGAATATGATGATCTGGGAGGAGACTACTGA
- a CDS encoding DNA double-strand break repair nuclease NurA, giving the protein MLDSLYEKALKKRDNIHQKLEGIEYSLVDASQQWIDYPLAEIGRDVNIGAGDGSINKRKFLPFIFYAIDAEGIIHSSEGLKKIESSEIDIISHHKYVEDRLRSYMGIFEIKNALKMFNQHHVDLFLFDGSILGNLIRPFPIEKELKEQVKEIIREKYLPLLEKKLNNSPDVEITSSKFASKISNEFKDDTEAMIYLENLENLRVISDLMKENKKIVAISKTSTSTEYFDRKIPDIAIFDMHSKKQGYSKPRYSNVSEVKRDFPVRNDVLKSLIFTIFYARLEDHKNILKFELPYHATEEDIRDLLKSIKNISAEGYPLLLKKAHNDVVIRKNDLKNLSKIMGFMEKSGREMLNE; this is encoded by the coding sequence ATGCTGGATTCACTCTATGAAAAAGCTTTAAAAAAGAGAGATAACATCCATCAAAAATTAGAAGGAATTGAATATTCCCTGGTAGATGCTTCCCAACAGTGGATTGATTATCCCCTAGCAGAAATTGGCCGGGATGTGAATATTGGTGCAGGGGATGGCAGTATAAATAAACGCAAATTCCTGCCATTCATATTTTACGCCATTGATGCTGAAGGAATAATTCACTCATCAGAGGGTCTTAAAAAGATTGAAAGCTCTGAAATTGACATCATATCCCACCATAAATATGTTGAAGACCGTTTAAGGAGTTATATGGGGATATTTGAAATTAAAAATGCCCTGAAAATGTTCAATCAACACCATGTTGATTTATTCCTCTTCGATGGATCGATCCTGGGCAATCTCATACGACCGTTCCCTATTGAAAAAGAACTTAAAGAACAGGTTAAAGAGATAATTAGGGAAAAATATTTGCCCCTTCTCGAGAAAAAATTGAATAACTCTCCCGACGTTGAAATTACTTCATCTAAATTTGCTTCTAAAATTTCCAATGAATTTAAAGATGATACTGAGGCAATGATTTACCTGGAAAACCTGGAGAACCTCCGGGTAATCAGTGACTTGATGAAAGAAAACAAAAAAATCGTGGCTATATCCAAAACATCCACCAGTACTGAATATTTCGATAGAAAAATACCGGATATAGCTATATTTGATATGCACAGTAAAAAACAGGGGTATTCTAAACCAAGGTATTCCAATGTTTCCGAGGTTAAAAGGGATTTCCCGGTTAGAAATGATGTTCTAAAGAGCTTGATCTTCACCATTTTCTACGCCAGATTAGAGGACCATAAAAACATTTTAAAATTTGAATTACCGTACCATGCCACAGAAGAAGATATAAGAGATTTATTGAAGTCCATTAAAAATATAAGTGCAGAAGGATATCCATTACTCTTAAAAAAAGCACATAACGATGTTGTAATCCGTAAAAATGACCTGAAAAACCTTTCCAAGATAATGGGATTCATGGAAAAGAGTGGGAGGGAGATGCTAAATGAATGA